From Thermococcus barophilus MP:
TATTGAAGGGGATGATGAGGGAAACCTCGATTTGAGCGACGCAGAAAAAAAGATTAAAGGTGCAAAGCTCGTTGCAGTTCAGCATGTTTCTAATGCCTTAGGAGTTATCCATGAGGTTGAGGAAATCGGCAAGATGGCAAAAGAAGAGGGAGCGATATTTGTTGTGGACGCGGCACAAAGCGTTGGACACATGGAAGTTGATGTAAGAAAAATTCACGCAGATTTCTTGGCTTTCTCTGGACATAAAGGTCCGTTGGGACCAACAGGCATTGGAGTTCTGTACATTAATGAGGAGATGTTTGATATCTTTGATCCACCACTTGTAGGAGGGGGAACCATTGAAGACGTTGACCTCTGCTGCTACAAGCTTACGGCTCCCCCAGAGAGATACGAAGCAGGGACTCCAAACATCGGCGGAGCAATAGGATTAGCGGCAGGAATTAAGTACATTGAAAAGATCGGGCTCGATAAAATTGAAAAACAGGAGCACAAGCTCGTTAAAAGAACTACTGAAGGTTTAACAGAGCTTGAAATTCCATGGTATGGGCCGAGAAACTTGAAAAAACACGCTGGAGTTGTTAGCTTCAATGTGCCACCCTTGCATCCACATGATGTCGCTGCCATACTGGATGAGCACAACATAATGGTCCGCTCTGGACACCACTGTGCCCTGCCGGTGATGAAGCGCCTGGGAATAAACGGGACGGTGAGAGCTTCATTCCATGTCTACAACAGCATTGAAGAGGTTGAAACGTTCTTAGGCGTCATGGAAGAGCTCGTTAAAAGCTTGCGTTAGCTTCTCTCCTCTGATTTTTCATTTAGCGCAAACTTTTTTATCCTGACATTCCAACTTTATTCGGTGATTCTTATGCTCATTGCAAGACCATGTACAAGCATGAAAGCCATAAACATAACCCCAGAGGAAAAATACGACATCGATATGGAAGAACTCTGTGAGTGCTTAGCTGAAAGAGGTTTTCAAATTAAGAGGGTCACACGGTTCTTAGCTTTAGTTAAGAAAAAGTACGATATAAGTGTATTCCCAAGCGGAAAAGTCATTGTAAAAGATACCGATGACAAGGAAGAAGCCCTGAAAATAGCAAAGGAGATTTACGAGTGCATGGAGCCATACAGGGTGATTTGATGTTCACAAAAGAACTCATTGCAGAAAAAGTTAGAGAAATTAGAGAAAAGCACGGCTTTGAGAACGTTCCCTTTTTTATTGATGATGTCATCTATGACAGCGAAGGGGATAAGCTGTTCATTATAGCGAGGGACAGGAGCGACAAAAGTGCAATCATAGGAAACAGCTTTGTGATTGGGAAGCTCAAGGAAGAGCTCGGGGTAAAACAGGTTACCGTATATTCCAAACTTGATCTGCTGATTAAGAGAAAAAAAGTTAGGGAGAATATTGAGAGGATTAAGGGCACACATTTGGAGTTTTTAAATCCTATACTTGAAGCTGAACTTAACTTTCCCCCAAGGAAATGGCCAGAGCTTAAGAATAATGGGGAAGCTCTGGTTTTCTTAAGCTTCAACGCTAAAGCAATGGTTGGCTTTGCCAAAAAAGTCGGATTAACCCCTGTAAAAGTCGGGATCAAATACGCTTTTCCGAAATGGGAGTATGAAGCGATTGAAGGCTCACCGAGAGAAGTCCTGTTTCCGGATGAAGACAAGCTAATAGAGATTGCAAAGGAGAGAGGTTTGAGGATTATAATTTCTGACTTTCCCTTTGATTTGAAGTTTAAAGAAAACATTGCACTTTTAAATCCGCTCCGATTTTTGCACATGGGGTTCTTTGAGGCGAAGTACTTCTTTGGCTTTGAAAAGCCCGTGATTCTTGATAAAAGGGCATTAATTGACTTTGTAGTCAGCTATGTTTATGAGGGCCTCATGGAGTCAACCGATGGTGCAAATTTAATTTGGAGAGGATGGAGAAGATAATCCGGGGTGATAATATGATTATCGGTGTCGTTGGGAAGATAGCAGCCGGAAAAACCACAATTGCGAAGTTTCTTGAGGAAAACGGCTTCTGCAGAATTTCATGTAGCGATCCCCTTATAGATTTGCTGACCCATAATGTTGATGCTTACTCCCAGATTCCCGAACTTCCACAGAAAGCCGAGCCAACAAGAGATAAGCTGATTGAATATGGGAGGTACCTAAAGGAAACCTATGGGGAGGACATTTTAATCAGACTGGCTTTGGATAAAATGAGGCATTGCAAAGATGTTGTCATTGATGGCGTCCGCTCAAGAGGGGAAATTGGAGCTATAAAGCGTAGAGGAGGTGCCATTATTTACGTTGAGGCAAAACCCGAGCTTAGATACGAAAGACTTGTGAGAAGGAAAGCAGAAAAAGACAAGGCTATTAACAGCTTTGATGACTTCAAAAGGATGGATGATGAAGAGGAGAGGCTTTACCATACGAGCAAGCTTAAAGACCTGGCAGATTTTGTGATTGCGAATGAAGGAACTTTGGGGGATTTAAGAAAAGAAGTTAAGAAAATCCTTGAATTTTTGAACACACTTGTAGTTATTGCTCCCTGCCTGCTTAGTCCTTTCACAGTTTACAGGGGTCCAAAAGAAAAGGAATATAGAGCTGCTTCAGCCCTGATGAGGTTCTTTGGGAAGTATCACTACCTTAAAATTTTGGCTTATCCGTGTCCAGAATTTATTCTTCTTGGTTTTCCAAGGCTGCCGGCAAGCAAGGAAGTCTATGAAAAGCTTGGCATGAGAGAATATGCCAAGAAAGTTGCTGAGTTCATAGTTAGGAGCATCGGGGAAGAGCAGCCTTCACGGGTAATTCTCATTGGAGTAAAAGGATCCCCAACATGTGGGGTCTTCCACACGACATCAAGCGACCCGGAAGAGTACCCCTATGAGAAAATGGAGGAATTCAAAAAGCTGAGCAAGAAAGAGAGGTTTAAATTAGCAGCAGAGATTGCCAAGGACTTTAAGGTTATTGAGGGGGAGGGAACTCTGTTTGAGCTGTTAAAGAGAAAGATTGAAGGAATTTACCTGGAGTTTGATAAAGATAATTTAGAGGGGAGTTTGAGGAGGATAGAGAAAGCTCTTAGGGATGAATTATGAGAACGCTTATAATTTACGTATCTATTCATCACAAAAACACAGAAAAGATAGCGAAGGTCATCGGGGATGTTCTAAATGCTCGACTTGTTAAGCCTTGGGCAGTTAAGCCAGAAGAAATTTTAGACTATGATTTGGTAGGTTTTGGTTCTGGAATATACTGGTGGAGGCATCACTGGGCACTCCTCAAGCTTGTTGATGATCTTCCAAAAATGGAAGGGAAAAAGGCGTTTATCTTCTCAACAGCAGGAATGAATATTCCATGGTACAACCATAGAGCTTTGAGAAAAAAGCTCAAGGAAAAAGGCTTCCAAATAGTTGGTGAGTTCTCATGCAGAGGCTGGGACACAAACGGCTGGCTCGCGAAGATTGGGGGTATAAACAGAGGACATCCCAATGAGAAAGACTTAGAGAGAGCGAGAAGATTTGCTGAGAAGTTGAAAGAGAATGAATAAAGTAAAAATACAACTTTACAAAGCCATATTATTGAGTTGACACAAACTTGTCTCCACACACAGTTATTACTCCGATAGTTTCCCAAGGGATTGCATGATAGCAGGACCCAGCTTTAAGTGTAAAGTAGTCTTCATCAAATAGATCAAATAACATTCCAGTAACGGTTGTCCTATTTTTTAGTCTGACGGTTAAAACAGGGAGCCGGGAAAATTTTAGGTTTAATTTTAGATTTCCAAAATAGGGAAAGTGCTCTGTTTTCTATCCTTTAATTATAAGCCGCAAGAAAAGGACATATAGAACCAACAAGGCTATCAAGTCCTGCTGTCAAAGTTATTTTAACGAAACCATAATTGCTCCAGCAACAATCAGTAATGCCCCAATCAAAGTCCTTATTGTAACCTCCTCTTTAAAGATAAACCACGCAAAGAGTACCGCAAATACAATGCTCAACCTGTCTATTGCAACGACTGTTGAAACATTTCCATTTTTCAATGCCATAAAATAAAAAAGCCAGCTCAAAGCTCCAGCAACTCCAGATAGCATTATGAAAATCCAAAAGCGCGTATTGAGATTCAGGTCTAGCTTTCCTGTTGCAAGTGAAAAGAACAGCAGAAAGAAAAACATCACACCAGCCCTTATTGTTGTTGCTAGCGTTGAATCAACGTTTTCAAGACCTAACTTTCCAAAAATTGCCACCAAAGCTGCAAACAGTGCCGAAAGCAGAGCATAAAAAATGTAGGTAGTCATACTAAGCCTCCCTTATTGCTCTCTCCACTACTTCCTTCGCTTTTCTCATCAGCTCCTCCGCTTTCTCTTTCGTGTGAGCCTCAAGTGTAATCCTCATTATCGGCTCTGTTCCGCTCGGTCTAAAGAGAATCCACCAGTCAGAGTTCTCAATTCTTATCCCATCAATGTCGATTAACTTTTCATACTCAAAGCTCTTCAGAGCTTCCCTTTCAATTATCTCCATGGCTTTTTTCTTCTTCTCGTTGGGACAAGGTATCTTTGCCCTCATTGTAACATATCTCGGCACTTCCTTGGCTAATTCACTCAAAGGCCCAAGCTTGTCAATCATCTCTAAGACTAAAGCCCCCGCAAAAATTCCATCTGGAGTTAAGTTCCACTGGGGTATTATCCAAGTTCCACTTGGCTCACCGCCAAAGACTGCATTTTCCTTAACTATGCCTTCCGCAACAGCAACGTCTCCAACTTTTACCCTAACAACTTCTCCTCCCAAGGGCATAATGTAATCGTCCAAAGCAAAGCCGGCATCAACCGTTGTGATTATCCTTCCTTTTCCAAACTTCCTCAGCATGTAGCCTGAGATTAAGCTCAGCGTAACTTCATATTCAACAAAGTTGCCCTGATCATCAACGACACCAATTCTGTCAGCATCCCCATCATGGGCAATGCCGACATCAGCTTTCATTACTTTCACAGTTTTGGCAAGCCACTCAAGGCTCTTCGCATTCGGCTCCAGCTCACGGACAAAGTATCCCGAAGGATGAGCATTGAGGCTTATAACTCTGTTGCCGAGCTCCCTCTGAAGATAGGGGCTAACAAGAGAACCTGCACCGTTTCCCGAATCGAGGACAACAGTGTAGGAAGTTTCAAGCTCAATTATATCCAAAATCTTCTTAATGTATTCCCCTTTCGGATCTGCATGGCTCAGCTTTCCAATTTCATTCCAGGCGACTTTTCTAAAGCTTTCACTCTCAAGGATTTTCTCAAGCTCATTTTCCATCTCACTCGTGTATGCCATTCCATTGGGTTGCCAGACCTTGATTCCATTGTATTCGGGCGGATTGTGCGAGGCTGTGATAGTTACTCCAGCATCCGCTTCGTAAAGCTTTATCGCAAAGCCCGTCAAAGGTGTTGGAGAGATGCCAATATCAATGACATCAACACCTGTACTTAAAAGCCCCGAGATCAGTGCATTCTTCAGCATCTCTCCAGAAGTCCTCGTATCAATCCCAACGATAACTTTTCCCCCACCGAGATAAGTTCCCAAAGCCTTTCCAACTTTTAAAGCTAATTCCGGGGTGAGCCTTTCGTTTACGATTTCCCTTATTCCGCTCGTGCCGAAGTACTTCCCCATAGGGATCACCGTAAAGCTTTTGTAAAAAAGTTTTTGAAGGAGGGATTTAATATTTTCCCTCACTTCTTCACGAGCCTGTAGATTCCTACAGAGACCTTATAGGAATCAACGTTCATTGGAGCCTTATAATCAACTCTAACCTGAAATCTCTGAGAAGACCCATAGATGAGCTTTCCTGTCTCTGATTCGGTCAAAACGTTCCCGTTATCGTCGAGAATAACTATTTTCTCGACTGTGCCTTCACTTTCCGCCTTTATCAGGTACTTTCCGGGCTCAAGGACGTTGGAGAGGTAGAAGACGTCTCCGCTGACGGTTTCGCTCTTGACCTCGACAGGAACCTGGTCGTAGGCGTTTTCGTAGTAGTACTGCATCCCAAAGACCCCGATGATGCCAATGAGTATCAGCAGAAAGAACCCACCGACGAGTTTCTTGATAATCCCCATTTTCTCACCTCCCCATCATTTTTACCAGCTTCCAGCCGGCCCATACAATGAAACCGGCAAAGGCTATGAAAACGAAAAGGCCGAGGAGTGGGGCCAAAACGTGAAGCCCCGTGAGGAAATCTTCCACTCTAACCACCGGAGGTCGAGTTAAACGACTCGTAGCAGGCTCTTGCTTCGAGGTACTTCGCATA
This genomic window contains:
- a CDS encoding flavodoxin family protein; this encodes MRTLIIYVSIHHKNTEKIAKVIGDVLNARLVKPWAVKPEEILDYDLVGFGSGIYWWRHHWALLKLVDDLPKMEGKKAFIFSTAGMNIPWYNHRALRKKLKEKGFQIVGEFSCRGWDTNGWLAKIGGINRGHPNEKDLERARRFAEKLKENE
- the glmM gene encoding phosphoglucosamine mutase, with the protein product MGKYFGTSGIREIVNERLTPELALKVGKALGTYLGGGKVIVGIDTRTSGEMLKNALISGLLSTGVDVIDIGISPTPLTGFAIKLYEADAGVTITASHNPPEYNGIKVWQPNGMAYTSEMENELEKILESESFRKVAWNEIGKLSHADPKGEYIKKILDIIELETSYTVVLDSGNGAGSLVSPYLQRELGNRVISLNAHPSGYFVRELEPNAKSLEWLAKTVKVMKADVGIAHDGDADRIGVVDDQGNFVEYEVTLSLISGYMLRKFGKGRIITTVDAGFALDDYIMPLGGEVVRVKVGDVAVAEGIVKENAVFGGEPSGTWIIPQWNLTPDGIFAGALVLEMIDKLGPLSELAKEVPRYVTMRAKIPCPNEKKKKAMEIIEREALKSFEYEKLIDIDGIRIENSDWWILFRPSGTEPIMRITLEAHTKEKAEELMRKAKEVVERAIREA
- a CDS encoding cysteine desulfurase; this encodes MRIPEDVRKDIPLTQEVIYFDNTATSLTPIPVVKAMDEYYLKYRANVHRGVHKLSQMATHKYEESRKIVADFIGAKFEEIVFTKNTSESLNLVALGLEWKKGDRIVTTPYEHHSDLLPWQRVARKYGAKLEIIEGDDEGNLDLSDAEKKIKGAKLVAVQHVSNALGVIHEVEEIGKMAKEEGAIFVVDAAQSVGHMEVDVRKIHADFLAFSGHKGPLGPTGIGVLYINEEMFDIFDPPLVGGGTIEDVDLCCYKLTAPPERYEAGTPNIGGAIGLAAGIKYIEKIGLDKIEKQEHKLVKRTTEGLTELEIPWYGPRNLKKHAGVVSFNVPPLHPHDVAAILDEHNIMVRSGHHCALPVMKRLGINGTVRASFHVYNSIEEVETFLGVMEELVKSLR
- a CDS encoding EamA family transporter; amino-acid sequence: MTTYIFYALLSALFAALVAIFGKLGLENVDSTLATTIRAGVMFFFLLFFSLATGKLDLNLNTRFWIFIMLSGVAGALSWLFYFMALKNGNVSTVVAIDRLSIVFAVLFAWFIFKEEVTIRTLIGALLIVAGAIMVSLK